The window CAAAGTATAGATCTTAAGAAAATAGCAAGCGCTACTAGAGGTTTTAGTGCTGCTGAACTTAAAAACCTAGTAAATGAGGCTGCAGTTAGGGCAGCACGTGAAGAGGCGCTTTCAGTTACAGCAACACATTTTGAAAGTGCACTAAAAGATATGATCAATAGAAGAAGACGAAATAACCATCAACCTTTTTCTAAATTATAATCTTAACAAATTCCCCCCAGTTGTTCTTTTGCTTTATTATATTAGACTTATAATAAATATAATAAACTTTTAGCTAACTAGGGGGGAAATAATATGAATCAAAATAAAAAATTACTCAATATTGTACTATTTTTAAGTATAATATTCACAAATATACTTAATATTCAAGCTAAAGAAATTGCTTCTACTGAAGAACTAGCAAATAAAATTGCTAAAACTATGGCGAATTTAATAATCTTAGATGATAAAGACCAAGAGTCTTATATTAAACTTGATAAAAAATGGCAAAGTTTAATAAATTCTAAAATTATGAAAAACCTTAATGAATTATATAAAAAAGCTGCTAAAATAGAAAAAATCAATGCCAAAGAAACAGAAGTATTAGAAATAGATATTATTAACTTTTTAGCAATATTAGGCAAAGAAATAAAAGCTATAACTATAGATAATAAATACCATTTTAATAAAGAAGAAATAGAAAAAATAAATAGGTATTATGATACTCAATTTTGTCTATCTTGCTTTCTCAATGATTTAGGATTTGAAATAAGTTGTTATACTAATTAAGCATCATTTATAATCTAGAGTTTGTTATATTTTTAAGCTATCTGTTAGATAGCTTATTTTATTAATTATTTATTGTATGCGATGAAAAATTTAAAAAAAAGCTTAGTCGATAAAGTTAAGATATGGTTCAATAAAATAAATCGTCTTTTAGAAATACAGCTATTTATGATGCTAATTTCTTGGCCTATATTGCTTTATTGGGGTCTTCCGCTTTCGATCATGTCACCAATAGGAAACATTATTTTTGCTCCATTTTTAACTATATTTATTATTATTAGCTCTTTAATATTTTTTTCAGAGCTATTATCAATTCCTAACAATTTTTTAATAAAATGCTTAGATTTAATAAGCAATTTATGGATAAAACCCTTAAAATGGTCGAGTAAATCTTGGCTAATAATATGCAAATACCCAAGCATTTACTTTTTAATAACCATACCAATAATAACTCTACTGATAATCTATAATCAAAAACTAAGTTCTTCTTTTTTAAAAATCGCTGCACTTATTACCTTTATGTCTTTTAATATCATAATTTTTAAATACTTAAATAATGATATTAATACTGATATACATCTACTGAATAAAGATATATTATTTATGTCAGATAATGAGATTCTAATAGATAAAAACAGTGCACTTAATCAAAGTATTTCTTCTTTTGCTTTGACAACCACAATTGCCAAAAAAGGTATTAATAAAATAAAGCATCTGATTGTTATAAACCCCTCAAGCAACTGCTTTAAAAATATAAAAGCTCTTCTTAATATAATAACTATAAAAAACATTTATATGCCTTTATTCAAAGGTAATTTAAATCAAAAAGGATGGTTAAACTGGCAAAACTTACTAGAAATAACAAAAAAAGAAAAGATTAAACTTTACCTACTAAACGAAAATATTACTATAAAATTACCTAAAGAAAAAGAAATTATAATTAATATAAAAGATAAGACCATAAATAAGAACAAATTAATTTATAAAAAAATCGATCTAATCTATCAATAAATTAATAGATTAGATCGATAAAGTAAAAAAAATTAACAATTAAGATTTAAGATTAACATTATTATTTAAAGCTTCTAATAAACGCTTTGAGCTTTTATAAGTACCTTTAGCAATATCAATAGCATTACGTCCATTATAATCTGTAATTTTATAATCAGCTCCTGCTCTTAAAAGCATTTTAACAATAGTAGCTCTATTCATACTAGCAGCAACCATTAAAGCTGTAAGACCTGTACCTTCATTTAAATTATTTGAATTATCTAGACTAGTCAATCCAGTACTTTGAGCATTAAGCTTTATACTAGGATGTTTAACTAATCTATTTACAATATTTTTCTGATTAGTACGACAAGCAGCCATCAGCGGAGTATACCCAAATATATCTTTAATATTGACATCTACATTATGTACACCAAGAAGTAAGTTTAAACACCTTAAATCTCCATATTCTGCTGCTAAATAAAGAGGGGACTTTCCTAAATGATCTTTTACATTTGGATTAGCTCCTTTTATTAAAAGACTTCTAACTATAGGATAATTATTATCGGATTTAAAGAGCAGCTCTAATTCTTTTGATGAATAAGATTTATCTAAAACATTTGAAAGGTTATCTCTATCAACTGCTAAAATTAAAGATGTTTGTTGAAGATTATTAATAATGTTAGGATCAGCACCTTTTAATAAAAGATAATTAACAGCATTAATATCGCCATTTTTTACAGCATACATTAAAGCGGTATTACCGTCTTGATCTTTATAATTTATATTAATATCTGATTTAATTAATTCTTTTAATTGATCTAAATCGGAATTAATAGCAGCTTCTATAAGCTCTTTATTTGCAATTAAGTCCATATTAAAATTTAATATCAATAGAAAAAATAAAATTCTTATTTTCATAACCTCTCCATTTTTATAAGAATCCTTTAAGTATTTATTTTATAATATAAATATATTTTAATAAAAAATCAAACTAAATTATTAAATACTTAACAATTCTTTAAGAATTTTTCTGCTTCTTGTTTATATAACTCAACTTCAGGCTGGTCAAAAACATTAATATTAAATAAAGTGCCTATATAAATTGTCTCTAACATCTTAAAAACCATAAAATCTATAAGAGATTCTAAATTTTTCTCTCTTAATTCAATCGACATAAAGGGCCTTTGATCTTTTTGATAAGCAGATTTTACACCATTTAATATACTATTTTTTATGAAAGTAATCGAAAGATTCTTCTGATATAAATCACAATCAAAAAGACTACTGTCAACCTTTATATTATTGCTTTCATTTTTAAATGACAAAAAAGTAGTTGTTTTATCACGCGGTCCTGCCAAATAAAGTTGAACAACTGAATGCAAATCTATAGTTGCTATAGAAATGGTAGGAGTAATCCCTACTTCTTTTAGATTTTTATTATTATCAAATTTTTTTCCTAAACTTTCTCCTACTAACTGTCTATACCAACTACCTAAAAATTTTAAATCCGGAGAAAAAATAAACAGATCACTTATATTTTTATACCTATATTGATAATTAAAATAAGTAATAGAAGCACTAATTAATGCATAGTTAATATTTAGATCACAAGATAAATATCGTTTTATCGCATCTTGATGATAAACTAAAATATCTTCTATACTACAAAAATCTTTAACAAAAAATCCTATAGGAAAAAGTCCCACAGCAGATAGTACTGAAAATCTACCTCCTACTAATTTAGGTATTTCCAGAATATTATAATTTTCTTTTTTAGAAATATTATATAATAAAGAATCTTTATCAGTAGTAACAAAAATGTAATCTTGATAATTAGATTTATATTTTTTTATCAAATCAATAAATATATACGCATTTATTGAAGTCTCTATGGTTTTACCTGATTTACTTACTATGTTAATCAGTACGTTATAGCCAGACTTTAACTCTCTTTCCACTATAAAAATTAAATCTGAAAGATAATAGTCATCTATAGTATCAGCACAATAAAATAAAGTTCTGTTTAAATCTTGAGAATCTAAAATATTTTTTAAGTTATATAAATTACCAAAAATAGAATTAAATAAACCTAAAGTTCCTAAATTAGATCCTCCTATACCTATTAATAAAAAAATTCTAGGTTTTAGATTTTTAGCTTTTAATATCATTTGATTAACTTCGCGCACTAAGTTAAAATCATTTGCTAAATTTAGAAAAGCATATTTAGTATTATAACCAAATTTAAGCTCTTTTTTTATGTCATCAATATGATTCATTAAGTAATTACAAACTTGTTTTATTTGTTTATCATTAATAAGTACAGTATCTTTATAATCAAAATATAAATTGCTCATAATAAATATTACTTCACCAGGTTTATAAAAATCATATTTTATGTATTATACAAATTTTTTAAACTTATGATAATGTAGTATCAATATTTATCTAGAATCAAAATTAACTCATTAATTAAATATATTAAATTATTTACACCAATATAATAATTTATGTAATGATTTTATTATATTAAACAGCAGCAAATCAAAATATAAATAATATGAGACTCGAATATGCACCATTTGAGATTTTTTAAAAAATCTATATACTTAAATAAGACTAGTTTTAATTTTTAACTTTAAGGAGTCATATGAATATAAAGAACTTACTTTTCACAATGTCTATAATATCTTTAGGTACTATATTAACTACCAGTGCAGTAGTCCAACAATTCTGTCAAGATGCACTAAGTGGCAAAAGTGTAATAAAATTTTACGCTACATGGTGTCCACCTTGCCAAAGACTTAAGCCTATAATAGAAGAAGTATCTAATGATTATGCAAATTCAGTAAAATTTTTTGAAGTAAATATAGATGAAGCAAATCATTTGGCACAAAAATATAATGTAAGATCCTTACCAACTGTAGTATTTTTAGAAAATGGCTCAGAAAAGGGTAGAATAATTGGAGCAACTACCAAACTGGCACTAAAGAACAAAATCAGTCAATATTTAAAAGTTTAAATAAATTCAAAATCAATAAAAAAAGATCGGCATTCGCCGGTCTTTTTTTACTTAAGTAGTACCTAATTTGTCAAAAAATTAGTCTTAATATCTCATGAAATCTTAAATCCATTCCAATAATAATATTGCAAATATTAAATAAAATAATTTATTATTATTAATATAGGTATCTAAAAAAAATCAATTTTTTGAATTTTTATTAAAGTTTGTTGGATAAAAGCATGAAAAAATTAATAATAAAAGTTTTACTACTTTTTGTCTCAATCTCTACTAATATATTTATGATTAACAGCACCCCACTAACAACCAATATAGCAAGAAAAATGAATTTCTATAATATGAAAAATGACTTAAGATTAAAAGCAACACAAAGATTAAATCAAGTAGAAGATCAATTAAATATAGTAATTCAAGAGCTTAGAAATAAAAAAAGATATAGAGCAGCGGATGTAATGGAAGAAGAATTTAGTAGAATAGCTGATATATATTCTCAAGAAATAGATGCAGTTTTTAACCATATAGATAGACGAATGGTCGTAGGCGGCCATAGATTAGATGATGTTAATGCACCTGTAGAAGAAAAAATAAAATTTGTACAAGGCGTACGCGCTGAAGCTTTAGTTGAATTGGGAAGAATAATAAACAAGAGATTAAGCCATACATTAAGATGGATGTATAGCTACTAACAATAATTATTGACTTTTTGAAACTTTTTGTAATATTATTATATTAAAACAGTAGTTATTGAAAGCGCAACTTGATTGCAAATAGAAAACTTTAGATAAAGTTATAAAAAATTAAAAAGAATTTTTTACAATAAAAGGAGGAAGTAAAATGACAACCAATAGAAAAAACAAATCTACAAGTAATAACTTAAACGAAAATAACAATCAACGTTCACAGAACGCTAGTTCACAATCAAATAACACAAATCGTTCTCAAAGTTCTTCTAAATCTACTGGAACAAGAGGCGGAAGCCATGAGCAACACGTAAAAGCAGGACATTTAGGTGGAGTGGCTCCTCATGAATGTAGAGGTAGAGAATGCAGCAAAAATGAAGGTTCCAGTTCTAATGGAAGAAATAACGGAAGAAACGAAAAATAAATCAGCACCTCTAATAAATTATAGTATTTAATATACTATATCTAAAAACGAGTATTAAATCTTTAATACTCGTTTTTTTTATTGTTTTTTATAAAAGGATAAAGCAATAATCCCAGCTCATTTCATTACAAAATTTTTAGCACATTTATAATCTTTAAAACAAAACATATTCTAAAGTGTTGACTTTATAGCTAAAAATTTACTAATATGAAATAAACAACATTATATTTAGTATACAAAACAAAAGTAATAAATGCTATATAATTTATTTTGATAATAAAAAAGGAGATAAAAATGGTAACAAAGAAAACTACTAATAATGCTAAATCTAAATTAAGCAGTAAATCAGCAAATAAAACCTCAAGCAAATCTCATAAAGCTACAACAAGCACAAAAGGCGGAAGTTCAGCGCAACACGCAAAAGCGGGGCGTTTAGGTGGACTTGCTCCTCATGTATGTAGAGGTAGAGAATGTACTAAGTTAAAAGCTAATTCTAGATCAAGATCAGCAAATGCAGCTACTAAATCAACCTCTTCTTCAAAATCTACCTCAACAAAATTAACCGCTCCTAAATCTACCTCAACAAGATCTCATTCTACAGGTGCATCAACTTCATCAAGAGCAAAATCATTAAGCGCTAATTCTAGATTGAAATCTGCAAAATCTAATAATTATAGTTCTTCTCATAAATCTAAATCTGCATCATCAAAAGCTACTCCTAAAAGATCAACATCAGCAAGAGCATCTGGTAGTTCAAGCTCGAGAAAAAAAGTTAGTTATAGATAGAGGAAACTATGAAAAAAATATTAATATTAAGTCTCATGGGCTTAAGTTTATATGCTTATAGTGAGGATATTAAAGAAGAGGCTAAAGAACTTCATAATACTTCAACTAAAGACGATAAGCTTGAGTTAACCGAACTTAATGAACTTGACAAAACAGACAAAGATACAGGTTTAGAAGGCGAAATAACAGTAGAAGAAACACCATTTTCAAAAGAGGTGACTAAAGAAGTAAGCTCAACAAAAAATTTACCTGATATTAATCAAAAAATTGTTATTGTTGAAAAAGAAAAAGAAGAAATCATACCAAAACAACAAAATAATAAAAATATAGAAGAAGAAAAAGAAGAAAAGTCATCAATTCAGCCAAATCTTAATCAATCAAATGACAAATTTGAAGAAGATTTAGAAAACCTAGAAAACTTTAATGAAGAAGAATTGCAAGCGTTTTTAGAGCGTCTGGAAAAAGAACTCAATTTTAAAGATATTGAATAAATTTCAATAATATACTAATAAAGCCCATAATATGGGCTTTTTATTTTTATAATATTACCTTTAATAAATCTCCTGAAATAAACTATGAAACATCTCTTTTTAGATTTAAACAATTTTACATAAAAACTTACTAATATTTACTTTGAATTATAAAGTTTATAATAAAAATCTTTACAAAAGACCTAAAAATATGACAAAACTTAAAATGAATTAGTTTCTAATACAATAAAAAAGGGGAGATGTTATGAAAAAACAATTAACTGGATTAATGGCATTAGCTTTATTATTTAATATAGCTCAAGCAAAAGCTAAAAGAGTAGAAGTTCAATCTCATCACGTATCAAGCCATGAGGGCAGCGCAACAGCTAAACATTATCAAGAAGAATTATCAAAAATTCGAGCAAACATTCAAACTAAAGAAGCTCAATTAGAAAGATTAGCTCTTGAACTAAATAATTTAAAAGAAAATGAAGCTAAAACAGAAGCTTTACATCATATTGCAGAAAAGAATAGCATTAGAAGAACTTTAGAAAGTCATCCTATTGCAGATCATAGTGACCATTCTAAAGCTAAAAGAAGCAATTTAGAGTATGCTTATAATCAAGAAAATTAATTAAAAAAAAGACACCCATTTGGGTGTCTTTTTAATCTTGCCATTCAAGCATTCCGCCAACTTGGTATTCGGTAACTCTCGTTTCAAAAAAGTTTTTCTTCTTTCTCAAATCTGTAGATTCTGATAGCCACAAAAACGGATTCTCTTTATTATATATTTTTGTTAGACCTATTCGCTCAAGTCTTCTATCTGCAACATATTCTACATAATTAGAAAACTGTTGAGCATTTATACCTAATAATCCTTTAGGACAAGCATCATGAGCATACTGTTGCTCCAATTTTACAGCTTTTTTTATAAGCTCTGTAATTTCTGATTTAAAATCGTTAGTCCATACTTCAGGATTTTCAGCAATTATAGTATTAATCAAATCACAACCAAATGCTAAATGAATACTTTCATCACGCATAATGTATTCAAATTGCTGTCCAATTCCCACCATTTTATTCTGTCTTTTAAGCGCAAGCATCATTGCAAAACCAGCATAAAAGAATATACCTTCCATAATTACATAATAACCAATAAGATCATGAATAAATGATTTTATGTTTTCAGATCCTTTAGTAGAAAAATTAGGATCAAATATAGAAGAAGTCAATTGTACTACAAATTCATCCTTTTCTTTAATAGAAGGAATAGTTAAGTACATAGTATAAATTTCTTCAGGATCAAGGCCTAATGAATCGCAGCAATAAATAAAAGTATCAGTATGAACTGCTTCTTCAAAAGCTTGTCTTAATAAATACTGTCTGCATTCAGGGTTAGTAACATTTTTATAAACTGCAAGAACTAAATTATTTGCAGTTAAAGATTCAGCTGTTGCAAAGAATCCAAGGTTCCATAATATTAATCTACGCTCTTCTTTACTTAAAGCAGTAGTAGATTTCCACTGCTCAATATCCTGCTGCATAGGAATTTCTTCAGGGGTCCAATTATTTGCTATTCCGTTTTTGTAATGTTCTCTGGCCCAAGTATATGTCATAGGTAATATTTTATTTGGATCCATAGTAGAATCATTATTAATAAGGCGCTTAAGAGTCTTTGTCATAAATTTCTCCAGAATAAAAATTAAACTATTGGCAAGATTCACAATCTTGATTTACACCTATATTGCATACCTTTGATTTTTTAGAAAATTCAGTATCAGTAGAACTATCAATTGGATCAACATTTCTTTTTTGAGTAAATCCATAAGTTGTATCTAGAGTAGATTTTTCTATCTGACTAGCACCTAAAGTTCTTAAGTAATAATTAGTTTTTATGCCCATTTTCCAGGACTTAAAGTAAATATCACTTAATTTGCTTCCTGATACACCCTTTAAAAAAGTATTTAAAGATTGAGATTGATCTATCCATTTTGATCTAACAGCTGCTAGTTCTATTAACCATTCAGGATCTATATCAAAAGCAGTTTTATATTTTTCTTTTAAGTAACTAGGAATCTCTTCTATTAAAGATAAATTTCCATCATAAAACTTAATTTTATCAAGTATATTCTTAGACCATAAGTTACGTGATTTAAGATCATTTACAAGATATTTATTGACTATGGTAAATTCACCAGTCACATTGGATTCAACATATATATTTTCATATATAGGCTCTATACATGGATAGCATCCTGTAATAGTAGATATCGTTGCTGTTGGAGCTACCGCCATAAGATTAGAATTTCTCATTCCATAAAGTTTAACTCTATCTTTTAATGAACGCCAATCAAGACGTGACTCTCTTGATACTTCTATCTTTGACGAACGCTCACGTTCTAGAAGGTCTAAAGTATCTAAAGGAAATATACCTCTTTCCCATTTAGAACCTTTAAAAGAAGCATAAGCTCCTCTTTCTTGAGCAAGCAAACATGAAGTTTCTATTGCAAAATAAGATATTTTTTCCATTAATAAATCACAAAACTCTTTAGCTTGTTGAGACGCAAAAGGAATATCTAATTTAAATAAAGCATCTTGAAGCCCCATAACACCTAGCCCTACAGGCCTATGGCGCATGTTAGATTGTTTTGCTTCTGGAGTTGGATAAAAGTTTAAATCAATAACATTATCAAGCATTCTAATTGCAGTTCTAATAGTTGCTTCTAAAGAAGTATAATCAAATTCTCCATTAACAACATGCTGAGATAGATTAATAGATCCCAAGTTACATACTGCGGTCTCATCTTCTGCAGTATTTAACGTTATTTCAGTACATAAGTTCGAACTATTAACCACACCAACATGATCTTGTGGTGATCTAATATTTGAAGGATCTTTAAACGTAATCCATGGATGTCCTGTTTCAAACAGTCTAGTTAACATTTTACGCCATAACTGTTTTGCAGAAATTACTTTATAAAGCCTAATCTCACCTAATCTTGCCTTTTCTTCATAAAAAGAATATCGCTTTTCAAATGCAGCGCCATACAAACTATGTAAATCTGGAGTTTCCTCTGGAGAAAACAAGGTCCACTCTTTATCTTCAAGAACACGTTTCATAAATAAATCAGGAATCCAATTAGCCGTATTCATGTCATGCGTTCTGCGGCGTTCATCACCAGTATTTCTTCGTAAATCAAGAAAATCTTCTATATCTATATGCCAAGTTTCTAAAAATACACAAGTACCGCCACGTCTTATTCCACTTCGAGTAATAGCAACTACTACGTCATTTGCTATTTTTAAATAAGGAATAACACCTTGACTGGTTGCCTTAATGCTCTTAATATAAGCACCTGTACCTCTAATGTTTGTCCAGTCACAACCTAATCCTCCTGCCCATTTAGCAAGTTGCGCATTGTCTCCCAAACATTTAAAAATATGACCTAAGTCGTCTTTTACAGTAGTCAAAAAACAAGAGCTCAACTGTGCAATAGGAAATCCAGAATGAAATAAAGTTGGTGTTGATGGAGTATATCTTAAAGTTGATAGTAAGTTATAAAACTCTAAAGCTTTGCTATTTTTATCAGATTCTTCAAGAGCAAGGCCCATTGCAATACGCATCCAAAAAGATTGAGGCATTTCAAGTCTGCGATTATTTATCTTAAATAAATAACGTTCATAAAGAGTGTTTAAGCCCATATAGCCAAAAAGTTTATCTCTATCAATAGATAAATGATTAGATAAATATTCTAAATCATACTGAAGCATTCTTTTATCAAAAAGACCATTTTTGACACCAGTTGTTATACTATTTATAAAACTCTCTCTATAATGACGAAGTTTATCATCATCCGCTACAGAAAAGCTCCTGGTTTCTTTAAATAATCTTTGGTGCAATAATCGAGAAGCAACTATATCATAAGCTGGATCTTGTTCAATAAAAACAATAGTTGATAAAATTAGAGCTTTTTCTAATTCCTGAGTACTTATTCCATCATAAATATTCTTTAATACTTCTTTAATTAAGTTATCAACAGAAATTTCTTTCTCATAACCTTTGATAACACGCTCAAAAGTAGCATTAAGCTTTTTGTAATCTAATGGCACATGTTGCCCATTACGCTTTACAACACTATAAATCAAAGGCTCTCTCATATCCTTTGCAAGTGCATCTCTAATGCTCATATTTTTTGATTCCATAACAACCTCAAATCCTTAACACAGGGCATATTATTAAATTTTTCTTATTTAGTTATAGTTTATATTATGCTAAAATATTTTTATTAAAAACCTAATTAAAGATCCCCTTTTTAATTTATAAGAACAATTTTTTAATTAAAAATTTTTTTAATTATTTTTTACAAATTGAAATCTTTGTAATATTGAGCATTTAGCAAATACATTAATAATTTACCAATTAACCCGTTTATAATCAACAAAAATTATAAAAAACAAAAACAAAAGAACATTCTTAATTTTTTAATAGAGTAATATATTTTTATAATTCTAACATAAATTAAAATAAATATTGTATATATGTTCTATAGACAATACATATCAGATTAATAGAGAAAATATCTTCAAATATTTATAGAAAAATTGAAAATTTTAATTACTTTAAAAAACTACCTATTGCAATTAATTAAAAAATGTTTATAATAGAAAATAGAAGCATTTATTTTTAATATATAGGAGATTATATGAACTATAAAAAAATACTCTTAGTATCTATACTAACATTTAGTACATATCTAAATTGTAAGACATACCAAGAAATAAATAATTTATCTCAATACAACCAGGCCAATGCAAATAATAAACCAACAGTTATTATGTACTGTAGTCCTTCATGTCAACCATGCAAACAAATGGAACCTGCCTTTGAAAAAGCAGCACAAGAGTTTAAAGACATTCAATTTTTTAAGTTAGATATAACTAAAAAAGATTTGGATACTCTAGCACAAAAAAATAATATTTTAGGACTTCCTACAATAACCTACTCACAAAATGGCATAGAATACAAAAGAGATAGACAAGGTGCAATGACTTTAGTCGAAATTAGAAATAGTATTAACAATTTCTTAAAATCAACCCAGAACAACAAAAACACTTCTAAAAAAGAAGTAACTCCAAAAAATCAAAAATCTAATAAAAATATATCTAATTCTATAAAACAAAAATACTCATCTAAATAAAATACATTTCAAAGAGAGCTAAATAGCTCTCTTTTCTGTTTAATAAATACTATAGTTCTGAGTAAATTCTTGTAATTAATAAAAAAATGTTTATATTGATATGTTATAAATATTTTTTTTATTATTTAGGAGTTTAATATGAACTATAAAAAAATGCTCTTAGCAATGTTACTTGTACCTGCAGTTTATGCTCAAGCAACAAATTGCCAAGAAAATGACCAAGAAAATAAACACATCCAAAATAAACAATGCGACAGAAATTGTGAAAATGGATGTTCATCTTGTAAATAAATATTAAATTAATTATTTATAATACTAAGAGCCTTAGGGCTCTTTTTTTTAACTTAATCTATTTTACAGGGGGCTGTTGTAATTAAAAAATAAATATTTATATTGAAATATAGAAGTATTTATTTTTAATCTATAGGAGTCAATTATGAACTATAAAAAAATACTCTTAGCAATGCTACTTGTACCTGCTTTCTATACTCAAGCAAAGTGTCAAGATAACAACCAAGAATGTACTCAAGAAAACAAGCATAATAAACAAAATAAAAGATCTAAAAAAAACAAATGCGGAAAACGTTACTCTGGTAGATGTTCTTCCGGCAGATGTTCTTAATTTCTTAATTTACTAAAAAGAGCCCGTCAAGGCTCTTTTTAGTATAAATACATTATCATTATTCTCTGTCACCATATGACAAAGGCAAAATAATATTATAAATTATATAAATAATGATAATTAAAATTTGTTTAATTTTATGGAGGATTTTATGAAACAATTTATATCAAAAATATTACTATCTCTTACAATAATTAGTTGTATAAATTTAAATCTTTATGCAGAAAATAACATCCCTGCAATACGAGAAGCAATTCAAAATAGCAGACCTAATTTACTTGAAAAAGCTCTTGATAAAACAAAATTAACAGAACAAGATCAAAAAAGTTTGATTGATTTTGCTGAACAAATAGCAAAACAAAGAGAAACAAAGATGAATTTAGCTTTTCTCACTAATAAAGAAAAAGAAGATCCTAAAGGAGCTCTCGCGCTTGGGGTTCTGGCCGCAGCTATAACAGGTTCTGCATCTTTAATAAAAGTTATAGCAGATATATTAAGCAATCGAACAAATCCAGAAACAGCAGGTTATGCTTTTCTGGTACCAGCTTCTTTTGCTACAAGCTATTTGTTGCTTCATATACTTAAAAGCAATAAATATAAAAATTTCAGAACTTTCAAACAAAAATGGCAAAATGCTTTACAGGTAAAACAAATACTAGAAAACAGAAAAATTAAAAACTAGATTAATAAGCAAGAGACTTATAGTAATAATTATCAGTACTCTTGCCTATTAACAATGCTAATTAATATATTGCTCTACTGAATTAGT of the Candidatus Babela massiliensis genome contains:
- a CDS encoding 2-hydroxy-3-keto-5-methylthiopentenyl-1-phosphatephosphatase, fragment produces the protein MNYKKMLLAMLLVPAVYAQATNCQENDQENKHIQNKQCDRNCENGCSSCK
- a CDS encoding ribonucleoside-diphosphate reductase subunit alpha, translated to MESKNMSIRDALAKDMREPLIYSVVKRNGQHVPLDYKKLNATFERVIKGYEKEISVDNLIKEVLKNIYDGISTQELEKALILSTIVFIEQDPAYDIVASRLLHQRLFKETRSFSVADDDKLRHYRESFINSITTGVKNGLFDKRMLQYDLEYLSNHLSIDRDKLFGYMGLNTLYERYLFKINNRRLEMPQSFWMRIAMGLALEESDKNSKALEFYNLLSTLRYTPSTPTLFHSGFPIAQLSSCFLTTVKDDLGHIFKCLGDNAQLAKWAGGLGCDWTNIRGTGAYIKSIKATSQGVIPYLKIANDVVVAITRSGIRRGGTCVFLETWHIDIEDFLDLRRNTGDERRRTHDMNTANWIPDLFMKRVLEDKEWTLFSPEETPDLHSLYGAAFEKRYSFYEEKARLGEIRLYKVISAKQLWRKMLTRLFETGHPWITFKDPSNIRSPQDHVGVVNSSNLCTEITLNTAEDETAVCNLGSINLSQHVVNGEFDYTSLEATIRTAIRMLDNVIDLNFYPTPEAKQSNMRHRPVGLGVMGLQDALFKLDIPFASQQAKEFCDLLMEKISYFAIETSCLLAQERGAYASFKGSKWERGIFPLDTLDLLERERSSKIEVSRESRLDWRSLKDRVKLYGMRNSNLMAVAPTATISTITGCYPCIEPIYENIYVESNVTGEFTIVNKYLVNDLKSRNLWSKNILDKIKFYDGNLSLIEEIPSYLKEKYKTAFDIDPEWLIELAAVRSKWIDQSQSLNTFLKGVSGSKLSDIYFKSWKMGIKTNYYLRTLGASQIEKSTLDTTYGFTQKRNVDPIDSSTDTEFSKKSKVCNIGVNQDCESCQ
- a CDS encoding thioredoxin family protein, which encodes MNYKKILLVSILTFSTYLNCKTYQEINNLSQYNQANANNKPTVIMYCSPSCQPCKQMEPAFEKAAQEFKDIQFFKLDITKKDLDTLAQKNNILGLPTITYSQNGIEYKRDRQGAMTLVEIRNSINNFLKSTQNNKNTSKKEVTPKNQKSNKNISNSIKQKYSSK